The Polymorphobacter megasporae genome window below encodes:
- a CDS encoding DUF808 family protein, which yields MATGLIALLDDVAALAKVAAATLDDTAGLTAKAAVKAAGVVIDDAAVTPTYVVGFAAARELPIVWRIAMGSLRNKLLYLLPAALALSALAPWAITPLLMAGGAYLCVEGVEKLVAAFGVGGEHGAAAEVRDEATLVAGAIRTDLVLSAEIMAITLGTVAAESFLNRAIVLAVVGVGITVLVYGAVALIVKADDAGVALARLRGGAAAPLRVFGRALVSGMPGLLKGLAAVGTAAMLWVGGGIVLHGLAEYGVAGPGDVVHHLAVLAGGLAGPVAEWVAGALGAGVAGVVIGGVIVGGLHAWQARRGH from the coding sequence ATGGCGACCGGGTTGATCGCGTTGCTCGACGACGTCGCGGCGCTGGCGAAGGTGGCGGCGGCGACGCTCGACGATACCGCCGGGCTGACCGCGAAGGCGGCGGTCAAGGCGGCGGGGGTGGTGATCGACGATGCGGCGGTGACGCCGACCTATGTCGTCGGCTTTGCGGCGGCGCGCGAGTTGCCGATCGTCTGGCGCATCGCGATGGGAAGCCTGCGCAACAAGCTGTTGTATTTGCTGCCTGCCGCGCTGGCGTTGAGTGCGCTCGCGCCGTGGGCGATCACGCCGCTGCTGATGGCGGGGGGCGCGTATCTGTGCGTCGAGGGGGTCGAGAAGCTCGTCGCGGCGTTCGGCGTCGGCGGCGAGCACGGCGCGGCGGCGGAGGTGCGCGACGAGGCGACGCTGGTCGCCGGGGCGATCCGCACCGACCTCGTTTTGTCGGCCGAGATCATGGCGATCACGCTCGGCACCGTCGCCGCCGAAAGCTTCTTGAACCGCGCGATCGTCCTCGCCGTCGTCGGGGTCGGCATCACCGTGCTCGTCTATGGCGCGGTCGCGCTGATCGTGAAGGCCGACGACGCCGGGGTTGCGCTGGCACGGCTGCGCGGGGGGGCGGCGGCTCCGTTGCGCGTGTTCGGGCGCGCGCTGGTGTCGGGAATGCCGGGGCTGCTCAAGGGGTTGGCGGCGGTCGGGACGGCGGCGATGCTGTGGGTCGGCGGCGGGATCGTGCTCCACGGACTCGCGGAATATGGCGTCGCGGGGCCGGGCGATGTCGTCCACCATCTCGCGGTCTTAGCGGGAGGACTGGCCGGGCCGGTCGCCGAATGGGTTGCCGGAGCGCTCGGCGCGGGGGTTGCCGGGGTCGTCATCGGCGGGGTGATCGTCGGCGGGCTGCACGCGTGGCAGGCGCGGCGGGGGCATTGA
- a CDS encoding type II toxin-antitoxin system RelE/ParE family toxin, with amino-acid sequence MGEAVPDRQPPLRDFGCESHAIYYRGIADGIFVTRVLHARMDMRRNL; translated from the coding sequence ATTGGCGAGGCGGTTCCAGACCGACAACCGCCGCTGAGAGACTTTGGCTGTGAAAGCCACGCAATCTATTATCGCGGAATCGCCGACGGCATATTCGTAACACGCGTGCTTCACGCGCGGATGGATATGCGAAGAAATCTTTAA
- a CDS encoding ribbon-helix-helix domain-containing protein → MPTRTITLAEPAAQWIDDRVRDDGYPNADAYIAALVEREREEAEKLAALHAALNEGERSGVSPYTVEQVFANARARHAHAG, encoded by the coding sequence ATGCCGACAAGAACCATCACCCTCGCCGAACCCGCCGCGCAATGGATCGACGATCGCGTCCGCGACGACGGCTATCCCAATGCCGATGCGTATATCGCCGCCCTCGTCGAGCGTGAACGCGAGGAGGCGGAGAAGCTGGCCGCGCTCCACGCCGCACTCAACGAGGGCGAGCGCAGCGGCGTCAGCCCATATACCGTCGAACAGGTCTTCGCCAACGCGCGTGCTCGCCACGCGCATGCGGGTTGA
- a CDS encoding ribose-phosphate pyrophosphokinase gives MAGAAGALIDPDHVAALLHARARAGESVTYSEVLGALGYAFSRPKMRALCVVLMDVDAAERGAGRPDLAVLVVRQSDRLPGQGWWIGRSDYKGLFVGAEAAAYVAREQRGVFAWWREHPRAGAA, from the coding sequence GTGGCAGGCGCGGCGGGGGCATTGATCGACCCCGATCACGTCGCGGCGCTGCTTCACGCGCGCGCGCGGGCGGGGGAGAGCGTGACGTATTCGGAGGTGCTCGGCGCGCTCGGCTACGCCTTCAGCCGCCCCAAGATGCGGGCGTTGTGCGTGGTGCTGATGGATGTCGACGCCGCCGAGCGCGGGGCGGGGCGGCCCGACCTCGCCGTGCTGGTGGTCCGCCAGAGCGACCGGTTGCCGGGGCAGGGGTGGTGGATCGGGCGAAGCGATTACAAGGGGTTGTTCGTCGGGGCTGAGGCGGCGGCGTATGTCGCGCGGGAGCAGCGGGGGGTGTTTGCGTGGTGGCGCGAACACCCCCGGGCGGGTGCGGCCTAG